One region of candidate division KSB1 bacterium genomic DNA includes:
- a CDS encoding F0F1 ATP synthase subunit epsilon, with protein sequence MPVRVNIITQERVAYSGDVDMVIAPGADGVLGILPHHAPLMTALVPGELRLKRGAEEEIFAIGGGFMEVLPDRVTVLADSAERAEEIDIARAEAARRRAEARLHGRTEEQVDFARAEASLRRAMVRLKVAEAGRRRRRGAATEGGLPPDEGL encoded by the coding sequence GTGCCGGTGCGTGTGAACATCATCACCCAGGAGCGCGTGGCCTACTCCGGGGATGTAGACATGGTGATCGCGCCGGGTGCGGACGGGGTACTGGGCATTCTCCCCCACCATGCGCCGCTCATGACAGCCTTGGTGCCGGGCGAATTGCGTCTCAAACGCGGCGCCGAAGAAGAGATCTTTGCCATTGGCGGGGGGTTCATGGAGGTGCTGCCGGACCGTGTGACGGTGTTGGCCGATAGTGCTGAACGGGCTGAGGAGATCGACATCGCGCGGGCAGAGGCAGCGAGGCGGCGGGCTGAGGCGCGCCTGCACGGCAGAACAGAGGAACAGGTGGACTTTGCGCGTGCCGAGGCTTCGCTGCGGCGGGCCATGGTGCGCCTGAAGGTCGCAGAGGCAGGCCGTCGCCGCCGGCGTGGAGCAGCCACAGAAGGCGGCCTTCCCCCAGATGAGGGCCTCTGA